A DNA window from Ornithobacterium rhinotracheale DSM 15997 contains the following coding sequences:
- a CDS encoding LemA family protein yields MTTVGIIILVILILFVLYGVGVYNKLVSLKTLVEEAWSAINVALKKRHDLIPNLVETVKGYAQHESGTLEKVIQARNQAVQANGVQGQEQAENMLTKALGGIFALAERYPDLKANTNFLSLQEQLTQIENDIQKTRNYYNGTVREKNILIDSFPSNIVANIFKFTKSQFFELDNPAEKEVPQVNF; encoded by the coding sequence ATGACAACAGTAGGTATTATAATTTTAGTCATCTTAATTTTGTTTGTGTTGTATGGCGTGGGCGTTTACAATAAATTAGTAAGCCTTAAAACCCTTGTAGAGGAGGCGTGGAGTGCCATCAATGTAGCATTGAAAAAGCGTCATGATTTAATCCCCAATTTGGTGGAAACCGTGAAGGGATATGCACAACACGAGAGCGGAACTCTGGAAAAAGTAATCCAAGCGAGAAATCAAGCAGTGCAGGCTAATGGTGTGCAAGGGCAGGAGCAGGCAGAAAATATGCTCACTAAGGCTCTGGGTGGTATATTTGCCTTGGCAGAAAGATATCCAGATTTAAAGGCAAATACCAATTTTTTAAGTCTGCAAGAACAGCTTACTCAAATAGAAAATGATATTCAAAAAACAAGAAATTACTACAATGGCACTGTGCGCGAGAAAAATATCTTGATAGATAGCTTCCCGAGCAATATTGTTGCAAATATTTTTAAATTTACTAAAAGTCAATTCTTTGAGTTGGACAATCCAGCCGAAAAAGAAGTGCCACAAGTTAACTTTTAG
- a CDS encoding DUF2207 domain-containing protein: MKNRFFVFFFLLCLAVFAQQERILNFHSDIKIEESSDIQVQEKIKVHAEGINIRRGIFRVLPTIRKKNTGNYKVNYHVSSVLRDGVEEPYSTEVRDGKFYIYIGRKNNFLPAGDYEYQINYTADNQIGYFDTYDEFYWNVNGNYWDFPTDKVSANIVLPHGVKVESTACYTGSYGEDKQDCDIETRDGAVSYKAENLAIGEGLTVAVAFTKGVVMAPAPPSFLERYGITILSIILLIPTLFYCYRTWDKYGRDYPSPVVVPQFNVPNNMSPGTVGMFNDLRVVHLYVG; encoded by the coding sequence ATGAAAAATAGGTTTTTTGTATTTTTCTTCTTGCTCTGCCTAGCCGTATTTGCTCAGCAGGAGCGAATCCTTAATTTTCATTCAGATATAAAGATTGAGGAGTCGTCTGATATTCAGGTACAGGAAAAAATCAAAGTGCATGCAGAGGGCATAAATATCCGTCGTGGAATTTTTAGAGTACTTCCCACCATTCGCAAGAAAAATACAGGAAACTATAAAGTAAACTATCATGTGAGCTCGGTATTGAGAGATGGGGTAGAGGAGCCTTATTCTACCGAGGTGCGAGATGGGAAATTCTATATCTACATCGGTCGTAAAAACAACTTTTTGCCAGCTGGAGATTATGAATATCAAATCAATTACACGGCAGATAACCAAATTGGGTATTTTGACACCTACGATGAGTTTTATTGGAATGTGAACGGAAACTATTGGGATTTTCCAACAGATAAGGTTTCAGCCAATATTGTATTGCCTCATGGCGTAAAAGTGGAAAGCACCGCTTGCTACACAGGCTCTTATGGAGAGGATAAGCAGGATTGTGATATAGAAACGAGAGACGGAGCAGTGAGCTACAAAGCAGAAAACCTAGCCATAGGCGAGGGGCTAACGGTGGCTGTGGCTTTCACTAAAGGGGTAGTTATGGCACCTGCGCCACCTAGTTTTCTTGAACGATACGGGATTACGATTTTATCCATTATTCTATTGATTCCCACACTTTTCTATTGTTATAGAACTTGGGACAAATACGGGCGCGATTATCCCAGTCCTGTGGTGGTGCCACAATTCAATGTGCCCAATAATATGTCGCCAGGCACAGTGGGAATGTTTAATGATTTAAGGGTCGTACATTTGTACGTTGGTTAA
- a CDS encoding IS110 family RNA-guided transposase: MTYIGIDISKDSFVAAFPKVSGYQTQTYPNTVKGIRKFIGSLSVTEHHCVMEATGNYGFLLLYLLDRQGIASSMVNPKQIKHFSRMMMTVTKTDPKDACMIAMYGEKMNPPVYKMPSEAVMLLKQKKTIIRQLKKQLTASKNLKSSLVMLPFQDKNGMKALDKTISFLASQIESLESELADLASSEFDRQVKLLTSIKGIGITLATALIVATGGFSYFNNAKQVSRFIGICPTYQQSGTSVHIKGGINRNGDASLRSLLYVASWSALRGNTTCKECYARLKANGKPSKVALIAVANKLVRQAFAVIKSDAPYVDGFVSTHQTK, encoded by the coding sequence ATGACTTACATTGGAATTGACATCAGCAAGGACAGCTTTGTAGCTGCTTTTCCGAAAGTATCGGGTTATCAGACCCAAACTTACCCTAATACCGTAAAAGGTATCAGGAAGTTCATCGGCTCGCTTTCCGTAACAGAACATCATTGTGTGATGGAAGCCACCGGCAATTACGGCTTTCTGCTTCTTTATCTGCTTGACAGGCAAGGAATAGCTTCCAGTATGGTAAATCCCAAACAAATCAAGCACTTCTCACGCATGATGATGACCGTCACCAAGACCGACCCCAAAGATGCCTGTATGATTGCCATGTACGGGGAGAAAATGAATCCTCCCGTTTACAAGATGCCCTCTGAAGCCGTCATGCTGCTGAAGCAGAAGAAAACGATTATCAGGCAGTTGAAGAAACAGCTTACGGCGAGCAAGAACCTGAAAAGCTCCCTCGTTATGCTTCCGTTCCAAGACAAGAACGGGATGAAAGCGTTGGATAAGACCATTTCTTTTTTGGCAAGCCAAATTGAGTCTTTGGAATCCGAACTTGCAGACTTGGCTTCGTCTGAGTTTGACAGGCAGGTTAAACTACTCACATCCATCAAAGGGATTGGCATCACTTTGGCTACAGCCTTGATTGTCGCTACCGGAGGATTCTCCTATTTCAACAATGCAAAGCAGGTTTCCCGTTTTATCGGGATATGCCCGACTTACCAGCAGTCAGGAACATCCGTACACATCAAAGGTGGGATTAACCGAAACGGGGATGCGAGCCTGCGTTCTTTGCTTTATGTCGCCTCGTGGTCTGCTTTACGTGGAAACACAACCTGTAAAGAATGCTACGCACGGTTGAAAGCCAACGGGAAGCCTTCCAAAGTGGCTCTTATCGCTGTTGCTAACAAACTCGTCAGACAAGCATTTGCCGTAATTAAATCAGATGCACCTTATGTGGATGGATTCGTTTCTACCCATCAAACAAAATAA
- a CDS encoding DUF2207 family protein has translation MVHLAIKGYLKIEEIVKKGFFADEKYYKLIQLKEPDKNLPDEEQYLMEELFHSKTEKIIGKKYDKDLSESVQAFRDSLIVQNDYLIRKGANLKLLTLPILLVFGLNLALIAFCYINEYKDGGFEDTLGFSIVSLVATLFLLTIPAFVRNFSAVIVLYSISSIFLVGVSVLYLLEMGEDFYFLSIPRLLASIGLSVLLFYRILIKRPSIELLKIQSLIKGLRMYLGFAEEKKLQYFNPPKLTPEVFEEMLPYAMVLGTDGVWGKKFQKMVEAGVVPKDYEPTWYAGNFYNFHAFTYGLNSGLAQSVTTSMTPPQSSKAGSSSGGFGSGSFGGGFSGGGGGGGGGGGW, from the coding sequence ATTGTGCATTTAGCCATCAAAGGATATTTAAAAATCGAAGAAATCGTAAAAAAAGGATTTTTTGCAGACGAAAAATACTATAAATTAATCCAACTAAAAGAACCCGACAAAAATCTGCCCGATGAAGAGCAGTATTTGATGGAAGAGTTATTTCATTCTAAAACTGAGAAAATCATCGGAAAGAAATATGACAAAGATTTAAGCGAATCTGTGCAAGCATTCAGAGATTCGTTGATTGTTCAAAATGATTATTTAATCAGAAAAGGGGCAAATTTAAAACTTTTAACCTTGCCAATTTTATTGGTTTTTGGGCTTAATTTAGCCTTAATAGCATTTTGCTACATCAATGAGTACAAAGACGGAGGTTTCGAGGATACACTAGGTTTCTCAATCGTTTCGCTAGTTGCGACTTTGTTTTTGCTCACTATTCCAGCCTTTGTGCGAAATTTTAGTGCAGTGATTGTTTTGTACAGCATTTCCAGTATATTCTTAGTAGGAGTATCCGTTTTGTATTTATTGGAAATGGGAGAGGACTTTTACTTTTTAAGCATTCCGCGATTGCTTGCGAGCATTGGGCTAAGTGTTTTGTTGTTTTATCGTATTTTGATTAAGCGACCAAGTATAGAATTGCTTAAAATTCAATCCTTAATCAAAGGGCTAAGGATGTATTTGGGCTTTGCCGAAGAAAAGAAGTTGCAGTATTTTAACCCACCGAAATTAACGCCGGAAGTGTTCGAGGAAATGTTGCCTTATGCCATGGTACTTGGCACAGATGGAGTTTGGGGCAAGAAATTTCAAAAAATGGTGGAAGCAGGCGTAGTGCCAAAAGACTATGAACCCACTTGGTATGCAGGGAATTTCTATAACTTCCATGCCTTTACCTATGGTTTAAATAGCGGATTAGCCCAAAGCGTAACAACTTCTATGACGCCACCACAATCCTCAAAAGCAGGTTCATCATCAGGCGGCTTTGGAAGCGGCTCGTTTGGCGGAGGTTTCTCTGGCGGCGGCGGTGGCGGTGGCGGCGGTGGCGGCTGGTAG
- a CDS encoding acetyl-CoA hydrolase/transferase family protein → MKKTKFCSAQDAVKAINSENSVFIHTTPMSPNILVDAMVERASELRNVKIFQIITNDDGGYAKPELKDSFNIHSLFVGGNVRRAVNSPQGSYTPTFLSQMPRLFEERYIDLDVALIQVSPPDAHGYCSIGVSLDTSLAAMKSAKTVIAQVNSNVPRAFGDGYIHLSEIDYAVEHNSPIAEVVTPPPSEVDAAIGEYIAELIEDGSNLQVGIGALPNAVLGNLKNHKNLGIHTEIFSDGVLPLIKSGVINGKNKRIDTEKIVSTFLFGAKDLYDFVHDNPKVMLKPSSYTNNPCVISQNDKAVAINSALEIDLTGQICADTLGAYQFSGVGGQLDFTLGSSMSKGGKPIFGISSKTHKGISKIVPSLKQNAGVTTTRAHVQWVVTEYGAVNLFGKSNKERAKLLISTAHPDFREELDRQAFELFRFE, encoded by the coding sequence ATGAAAAAAACTAAATTTTGTTCAGCACAAGACGCTGTAAAAGCCATAAATAGCGAGAATTCCGTTTTTATCCACACCACACCTATGTCTCCCAATATTTTGGTCGATGCGATGGTGGAACGCGCAAGCGAGCTTAGAAATGTGAAAATTTTTCAAATCATAACGAATGATGATGGAGGCTATGCTAAACCTGAATTAAAAGATAGTTTTAATATTCATAGTTTATTTGTCGGGGGCAATGTGCGTCGTGCTGTAAATTCTCCGCAAGGTAGCTACACGCCTACTTTTTTAAGCCAAATGCCTCGCCTGTTTGAGGAGCGATACATTGATCTAGATGTGGCTTTAATCCAGGTTTCTCCTCCAGATGCGCACGGATATTGCTCTATTGGGGTGAGTCTAGACACTTCTCTGGCGGCAATGAAATCGGCTAAAACGGTGATTGCACAAGTGAATTCTAATGTTCCCCGCGCCTTTGGAGATGGCTACATTCACCTGAGCGAGATTGATTATGCTGTGGAGCACAACTCTCCTATTGCCGAAGTGGTAACGCCTCCGCCATCAGAGGTAGATGCTGCCATAGGCGAATATATTGCAGAATTGATCGAAGATGGCTCAAACCTCCAAGTGGGAATTGGAGCTTTGCCAAATGCTGTTTTGGGCAATTTGAAAAATCATAAAAATTTAGGAATCCACACCGAAATTTTCTCAGATGGCGTGTTGCCTTTGATTAAATCTGGGGTGATTAATGGTAAAAATAAAAGAATTGATACCGAAAAAATCGTTTCCACCTTTTTATTTGGAGCAAAGGATTTGTATGATTTTGTACACGACAATCCTAAAGTGATGCTAAAGCCTTCGTCATATACCAATAATCCTTGTGTGATTAGCCAAAACGACAAAGCTGTTGCCATCAATAGTGCTTTGGAGATAGATTTAACGGGGCAAATCTGTGCCGATACTTTAGGAGCGTATCAATTTTCTGGTGTAGGCGGTCAGCTAGACTTTACGCTTGGCTCCTCCATGTCCAAAGGCGGAAAACCTATTTTTGGCATTAGTTCTAAGACGCACAAAGGCATCAGCAAAATTGTTCCGAGCCTTAAACAAAACGCTGGCGTTACTACCACGCGTGCGCATGTGCAATGGGTGGTTACTGAGTATGGTGCGGTGAATTTGTTTGGAAAAAGCAACAAAGAACGAGCTAAACTCTTGATTTCGACTGCTCACCCAGACTTTAGAGAAGAACTCGACCGACAAGCTTTTGAGCTTTTTAGGTTTGAATAA
- a CDS encoding pyruvate dehydrogenase complex E1 component subunit beta, with translation MMTEKTFREVIAEAMSEEMRRDESIYLMGEEVAEYNGAYKASKGMLAEFGPKRVIDTPIAESGFAGIGVGSAMNGNRPIIEFMTFNFSLVAIDQIINNAAKMRQMSGGQWNIPIVFRGPTASAGQLAATHSQAFESWYANCPGLKVVVPSNPYDAKGLLKSAIRDNDPVIFMESEQMYGDKMEMPDSEYLIPLGVADVKREGTDCTVVSFGKVIKEAIKAADELAKEGINIEVIDLRTIRPLDYDTVIKSVKKTNRLVVLEEAWPFGSVASEIAYMVQQKAFDYLDAPVKRITTPDVPSPFSSVLYEAWFPKAEEVVAAVKSVMYKK, from the coding sequence ATCATGACAGAAAAAACTTTTAGAGAAGTAATTGCTGAGGCAATGAGCGAAGAAATGCGTCGCGATGAATCTATATATTTAATGGGGGAAGAAGTAGCAGAGTATAACGGAGCGTATAAAGCTTCTAAAGGAATGCTTGCTGAATTCGGACCAAAAAGAGTTATAGATACCCCGATTGCGGAGTCTGGTTTTGCTGGAATCGGTGTAGGGTCTGCAATGAATGGAAACCGTCCGATCATTGAGTTCATGACTTTTAACTTCTCTCTGGTTGCAATCGACCAAATTATAAACAATGCTGCTAAAATGCGCCAAATGAGTGGTGGACAATGGAATATCCCAATCGTGTTCCGTGGACCTACTGCCTCTGCAGGGCAATTGGCGGCTACGCACTCTCAAGCTTTTGAAAGTTGGTATGCAAACTGTCCTGGTTTAAAAGTTGTAGTTCCGTCAAACCCATATGATGCAAAAGGATTATTGAAATCTGCCATCCGTGATAACGATCCTGTAATCTTCATGGAATCTGAGCAAATGTATGGTGACAAAATGGAAATGCCAGACAGCGAATATTTAATTCCGCTAGGAGTGGCTGATGTCAAAAGAGAAGGTACAGATTGTACAGTAGTTTCTTTTGGTAAAGTAATCAAAGAAGCGATAAAAGCTGCTGATGAATTGGCTAAAGAAGGTATCAATATCGAAGTTATTGATTTAAGAACAATTCGTCCGCTAGATTATGATACTGTAATCAAATCAGTTAAGAAAACAAATCGTTTGGTAGTTTTGGAAGAAGCTTGGCCATTTGGTTCAGTAGCTTCTGAGATAGCATACATGGTTCAGCAAAAAGCATTTGATTATTTAGATGCTCCAGTGAAAAGAATCACAACTCCAGATGTGCCATCTCCATTCTCATCTGTATTGTACGAGGCTTGGTTCCCGAAAGCAGAAGAGGTAGTGGCTGCCGTAAAATCTGTGATGTATAAAAAATAA
- a CDS encoding nucleotidyltransferase substrate binding protein, whose product MKNNTDIRWIQRLDNYNKALSKLTDAVQLDQTKTLSELEKQGLIQSFEYTHELAWKVMKDYFTFQGNTEITGSRDATRQAFKANLIEDGDNWLKMIHNRNLTSHTYNEETSEEIYENIVTIFYPLFVLFQKKMNQLKEKNEE is encoded by the coding sequence ATGAAAAATAATACCGATATTCGATGGATACAACGATTAGACAATTACAATAAAGCTTTGTCTAAATTGACCGATGCCGTGCAGTTAGACCAAACTAAAACGCTTAGTGAACTAGAAAAACAAGGTTTGATTCAGTCTTTTGAATATACGCATGAGCTTGCATGGAAAGTCATGAAAGATTATTTTACTTTTCAAGGAAATACAGAAATTACAGGTTCACGAGATGCAACGAGACAAGCCTTTAAAGCAAATCTTATAGAAGATGGAGATAACTGGCTAAAAATGATACATAACAGAAATTTAACTAGCCATACTTACAATGAAGAGACATCAGAGGAAATCTACGAGAATATAGTAACTATTTTTTATCCCCTTTTTGTTTTATTCCAAAAGAAAATGAATCAATTAAAGGAGAAAAACGAAGAGTGA
- a CDS encoding nucleotidyltransferase domain-containing protein has product MYGLKEKHIDTIQSIFGKYPEIDEAILYGSRAKGNYQNGSDIDLTLKGEHLNLSKLSQIQIELEDTYLPYQVDLSIYHAIENPKLIEHIDRVGISFYKKTKL; this is encoded by the coding sequence ATGTACGGATTAAAGGAGAAACATATTGATACAATACAATCTATTTTTGGAAAGTATCCAGAGATAGATGAAGCCATTTTATATGGTTCTCGGGCAAAGGGTAATTACCAAAATGGTTCTGATATCGATTTAACTTTAAAGGGAGAACACTTAAACCTTTCTAAACTTTCTCAAATTCAAATAGAGCTAGAAGACACCTATTTGCCGTATCAAGTAGATTTATCGATATATCATGCCATTGAAAATCCAAAACTGATAGAACATATAGACCGAGTAGGTATTTCTTTTTATAAAAAAACAAAACTGTAA
- a CDS encoding Nif3-like dinuclear metal center hexameric protein, translated as MQIKEIIQSLEKWAPTAYAESFDNVGLQLGDKEKYIEKALVAFEITEEVLEEAIENQAGLIITFHPLIFGGFKSITGKNRVERVLLRAIKHDIAIYAIHTNLDAQLMGVNHEIGKQLGLNDLKILIPNKETLFKLSFFVPQNDAEKVKKSLFEANLGIIGNYTECSFSTQGTGTFKPNESANPYLGKSNEREEVKEERVEILIKKHEIGKAIQTLKQNHPYEEVAYDIFPLANEDLATGMGQIGELPAAMNAEEFIQLLKKVFGTPCIKTSALVKKEIKKVAVLGGSGAFAIGAAKASGADAFVTADLKYHDFFLAENQLLLCDVGHYESEQFNKFYITRYLSENFSNFAFLTSKVNTNPINYF; from the coding sequence ATTCAAATCAAAGAAATCATACAATCCCTTGAAAAATGGGCTCCTACGGCTTACGCTGAGTCGTTCGATAATGTGGGCTTGCAGCTTGGGGATAAAGAAAAATATATTGAGAAAGCATTAGTCGCTTTTGAAATTACCGAAGAAGTTTTAGAAGAAGCAATTGAAAACCAAGCAGGTTTAATCATTACATTTCACCCATTGATTTTTGGCGGGTTCAAAAGCATTACGGGCAAAAACCGAGTAGAGCGCGTTTTGCTCAGAGCCATTAAGCACGATATTGCGATTTATGCCATACACACCAATCTCGATGCGCAGCTCATGGGCGTAAACCATGAAATCGGAAAACAATTAGGCTTAAATGATTTAAAAATCTTGATTCCGAATAAGGAAACTTTGTTTAAACTCAGTTTTTTTGTGCCACAAAACGATGCCGAAAAAGTCAAAAAATCCCTTTTTGAAGCAAATTTGGGCATCATCGGCAACTACACCGAATGCAGTTTTAGCACCCAAGGCACAGGTACTTTTAAACCCAACGAATCCGCAAATCCGTATTTGGGCAAATCCAATGAGCGAGAGGAAGTAAAGGAGGAGCGTGTAGAGATTTTAATCAAAAAACACGAAATTGGGAAAGCTATTCAGACTTTAAAACAAAATCACCCGTACGAGGAAGTGGCATACGACATTTTTCCTTTGGCAAACGAAGATCTCGCCACAGGAATGGGGCAAATTGGCGAATTGCCAGCAGCCATGAATGCCGAGGAATTTATCCAATTGCTTAAAAAAGTTTTCGGCACGCCGTGTATTAAAACCTCGGCTTTGGTAAAAAAGGAAATCAAAAAAGTAGCCGTTTTAGGTGGTTCGGGCGCATTTGCCATTGGCGCAGCAAAAGCCTCAGGCGCAGATGCTTTCGTTACGGCAGATTTAAAATATCATGATTTTTTCTTGGCAGAAAATCAGCTGTTATTGTGCGATGTAGGGCATTATGAATCAGAACAATTCAATAAATTTTATATAACACGCTATCTTTCAGAAAATTTTAGTAATTTTGCATTCCTTACCTCTAAGGTAAACACAAACCCAATTAATTATTTTTAA
- a CDS encoding zinc ribbon domain-containing protein, whose protein sequence is MAKNKSTEASVEEKLRGLYNLQLIDSRLDEIRNTRGELPLEVQDLEDDIAGKEKRFASTELDVEALEVKIKEEKEAMKEAAALIKKYTKQQDNVRNNREFEALSKEIEYQELEIEHSEKKIKEFNAKIGFLREKQEDLQQKIKDYQEYLDHKKSELDNIVKETEKEEAKLNELTEEYSQEIDPKLLKAYQKIRSSVKNGLAVVPVERGASAGSFFTIPPQRQMEIAMRKKIILDEHSGRILVDAELANEQKEKMEKIINA, encoded by the coding sequence ATGGCTAAAAATAAAAGCACTGAAGCAAGTGTAGAAGAAAAGCTAAGAGGCTTATACAACCTACAATTAATAGATTCTCGTTTAGACGAAATCCGCAACACGAGAGGAGAGCTCCCATTGGAAGTTCAGGACTTGGAAGATGATATTGCTGGTAAAGAAAAACGCTTTGCCTCTACAGAGCTAGATGTAGAAGCACTAGAGGTGAAAATCAAAGAGGAAAAAGAAGCAATGAAAGAAGCTGCCGCTTTGATTAAAAAATATACAAAACAACAGGACAATGTGCGCAACAATCGTGAGTTTGAGGCATTGTCTAAAGAGATTGAATACCAAGAACTTGAAATCGAGCATAGCGAGAAAAAAATCAAAGAATTTAATGCTAAAATCGGTTTCTTGAGGGAAAAACAAGAAGATTTACAGCAAAAAATCAAAGATTATCAAGAATATTTAGACCACAAAAAATCTGAGCTTGATAACATCGTAAAAGAAACAGAAAAAGAAGAAGCTAAGTTAAACGAATTGACAGAAGAATATAGCCAAGAGATTGATCCAAAATTATTGAAAGCTTACCAAAAAATCCGTTCGTCTGTGAAAAACGGATTGGCAGTAGTGCCAGTAGAGCGTGGAGCTTCTGCGGGATCGTTCTTTACCATTCCTCCACAACGCCAGATGGAAATCGCTATGCGTAAAAAAATCATCTTAGACGAGCACAGTGGTAGAATTTTGGTAGATGCAGAGCTAGCCAACGAGCAAAAAGAAAAAATGGAAAAAATCATCAATGCTTAA
- a CDS encoding STM3941 family protein — MRERRIEVKKSKIWRALIGSLFFVSISIWILSAPENAFFRSVFAKIIAYSGLVFFGLVGIIALIQLFSKKSALIINEKGITDNTTMVSLGFIPWAEIQQIQTTNAMNQRFLMIILKDPKRIIARSKNPWQKMFNKLNYRLYGSPVGISINNLKISAEELKQELKAWSEMNNSEKL, encoded by the coding sequence ATGAGAGAAAGAAGAATTGAAGTCAAAAAAAGCAAAATTTGGAGGGCACTTATTGGGTCTTTATTCTTTGTATCCATTAGTATTTGGATTTTGTCTGCGCCAGAAAATGCGTTTTTTAGGAGTGTATTTGCTAAAATTATTGCCTATTCGGGCTTGGTGTTTTTTGGTCTTGTAGGCATTATTGCTTTGATACAATTATTTAGCAAAAAGTCTGCACTCATTATCAACGAAAAAGGGATTACAGATAACACGACGATGGTTTCTTTAGGATTTATTCCTTGGGCTGAAATCCAGCAAATCCAAACCACAAATGCGATGAATCAACGATTTTTAATGATAATTTTAAAAGACCCCAAACGCATTATCGCGCGTAGCAAAAATCCTTGGCAAAAAATGTTTAATAAATTAAATTATAGATTATACGGTTCGCCCGTAGGCATTTCTATTAACAATTTAAAAATAAGTGCAGAAGAGCTTAAACAAGAGTTGAAAGCTTGGAGTGAGATGAATAACTCAGAAAAATTATAA
- a CDS encoding site-specific integrase has translation MKKTQRTTFTVLFYLKRKSPKADGTLPIMARITINGKNEPFSTKLGLSPSLDLQNSQVCGKTHEAKQINKKLKAIETNIQNIYSDMLKYEGYVTAKKVKDRYLGREHSGHTLLKCFQGLLKDFALKVEKKLRAPGSYNTHKTAYGNLERFLQEKLHRDDIELIELDKNFIDDYDYYLRIERGLDHNSIYGNMGPLLRTIKRALDDNLIIVNPFRHYKNTLIPKDRGYLLKSEIIKLIEYTPSDDFSKKVRKTIELVRDLALFSCFTGFSYIDIYQLSPAHLQEFFDGHKWLIKRRQKSKIPCNVRLLEIPKMILKKYEGLGKNGALLPVPSNATCNKYIKIIMNECGIFRDKPITFHWARHSFATLMLTEDIPIESISKMLGHKHIHTTEIYAKITNTKISKDMELASQKLQNLSLSYA, from the coding sequence ATGAAAAAAACGCAAAGAACAACCTTCACGGTATTATTTTACCTAAAAAGAAAAAGCCCTAAAGCCGATGGCACACTTCCCATCATGGCTCGAATTACCATCAATGGAAAGAATGAACCCTTTTCTACGAAGTTAGGCTTATCTCCTTCGTTGGATTTACAAAATAGTCAAGTGTGCGGAAAAACCCATGAAGCCAAACAAATCAATAAAAAGTTAAAGGCTATTGAAACGAATATCCAAAATATTTATAGCGATATGCTTAAATATGAAGGATATGTAACCGCAAAGAAAGTAAAAGATCGATATTTAGGCAGAGAACATTCTGGACATACCCTATTAAAATGTTTTCAAGGCTTACTTAAAGATTTTGCACTTAAAGTTGAGAAAAAATTAAGAGCACCAGGAAGTTATAATACTCATAAAACTGCCTATGGAAACTTAGAGCGATTTCTTCAAGAAAAACTTCACAGAGATGATATAGAATTGATAGAGCTTGACAAAAATTTTATTGATGATTATGATTATTACCTTAGAATAGAAAGAGGTTTAGACCACAATAGTATTTATGGTAATATGGGGCCACTTTTGCGAACCATAAAAAGAGCCTTAGACGATAATCTAATTATTGTCAATCCCTTTCGGCATTATAAAAATACACTCATACCCAAAGATAGAGGTTATCTTTTGAAATCTGAAATTATAAAACTCATTGAATACACCCCTTCTGATGATTTTTCTAAAAAAGTGAGAAAGACCATAGAATTAGTGAGAGATTTAGCCCTTTTTAGTTGTTTTACAGGTTTTTCCTACATTGATATATACCAACTTAGCCCTGCCCATTTACAGGAGTTTTTTGATGGTCATAAGTGGCTCATCAAACGGCGACAAAAATCAAAAATACCTTGTAATGTTCGATTATTAGAAATACCCAAGATGATTTTAAAGAAGTATGAGGGCTTAGGCAAAAATGGTGCTTTACTTCCTGTACCAAGTAATGCTACTTGTAATAAATACATCAAAATCATTATGAATGAATGTGGGATTTTTCGTGATAAACCGATTACTTTTCACTGGGCAAGGCATAGTTTTGCTACCTTAATGCTTACGGAGGATATTCCGATAGAAAGTATCAGTAAAATGCTTGGACATAAGCATATTCATACAACGGAAATTTATGCAAAAATTACGAATACTAAGATTAGCAAAGATATGGAGTTAGCCTCACAAAAATTGCAGAATTTGTCTTTAAGTTATGCTTAA
- a CDS encoding single-stranded DNA-binding protein, which yields MNITGRLTRDAEVKALPNDRKVVNFSIAVNDHYRNKQGEDIQQTAFFDCAYWQGTNVAKILTKGALVELTGRVSARAWLSKDGEPKAGLNFHTSKIKLHARGQRQNTETNNGEGTPQPIEETEDDLPF from the coding sequence ATGAACATTACAGGACGATTAACAAGAGATGCAGAAGTGAAAGCACTTCCTAACGACAGAAAGGTAGTAAACTTTTCAATTGCCGTAAACGACCACTATCGTAACAAGCAGGGCGAAGACATACAGCAGACCGCTTTTTTCGATTGTGCGTATTGGCAAGGTACAAATGTAGCCAAGATATTAACCAAAGGAGCTTTGGTAGAACTCACAGGGCGAGTAAGTGCGAGGGCGTGGCTTAGCAAGGACGGAGAACCCAAAGCAGGGCTTAATTTTCATACCTCAAAAATTAAGTTACACGCAAGAGGACAAAGACAGAACACGGAAACAAACAACGGAGAGGGAACACCACAACCGATTGAGGAAACCGAAGACGATTTACCATTTTAA